The genomic region GCCGTGGCGGCCTCGCGGGCCACACCCCGGATCGACAGGCAGTAGCCGCGGTCCGGCGTGACCGCGATGTCCAGCACGTCGTCGCGCAGACCGAGCAGCTCGATCGCGTCGTCACCCGGCGTGCCCTCGCCCGGCTGCAGCACCACGATGCCGCCCGAGCCGTCGTCGCCCAGGCCGAGCTCGGAGCTGGAGCAGATCATCCCGGCCGAGACGTGGCCGTAGGTCTTGCGCGCAGAGATCGCGAACCCGCCCGGCAGCACCGCCCCGGGCAGTACGACGACGACCAGGTCGCCGACCTCGAAGTTGTCCGCACCGCAGACCACCCACTGCGGCTCGTCCTTGCCGATGTCCAGCGAGCACCAGCGAATGGTCTTGCCGTTCTTCTGCGGCTCGGGCTCGTAGCTGAGCACCTTGCCCACCACCAGCGGGCCGGTCAGGTCGGACTCGTCGACGGTCTCGACCTCCAGCCCGGCCCGGATCAGCTTCTCCGCGACCTGGCGGCCGGTCACCCCGTCCGGCAGCTCGACGTACTCCCGGAGCCACGACAGTGGGACCCGCATCAGATCTCCATTCCGAACTGGCGGCTGAACCGCACGTCACCCTCGACCATGTCCCGCATGTCCTGCACCCCGTTGCGGAACATCAGCGTCCGCTCCAGGCCCATCCCGAACGCGAAGCCGGAGTACCGCTCGGGGTCGATGCCGCAGGCCTGCAGGACCCGCGGGTTGACCACGCCGCAGCCGCCCCACTCGATCCAGCCCTCGCTGCCACAGGTGCGGCACGGGCGGTCGGGGTTGCCGACCGAGTCGCCGCGGCAGACGAAGCACAGCAGGTCGACCTCGGCCGACGGCTCGGTGAACGGGAAGAAGTTCGGCCGCAGCCGCGCCTGCAGTCCCTCGCCGAACATCGACACGACGAAGTGGTCCAGCGTGCCCTTCAGGTGCGCGAGCGTGATGCCCTCGTCCACGACCAGGCCCTCGACCTGGTGGAAGACCGGCGTGTGGGTCGCGTCCAGCTCGTCGGTGCGGAAGACCCGGCCGGGGCAGATCACGTAGATCGGCGGCTTGCGGGTCAGCATCGAACGCGCCTGGACCGGCGAGGTGTGGGTCCGCAGCACCGTGCCGGAGCCGGCCGGCTCGACGAAGAAGGTGTCCTGCATCTGCCGGGCCGGGTGGTCGGGCTGGAAGTTCAGCGCGTCGAAGTTCAGCCACTCGGCCTCGACCTCGGGGCCCTCGGCGACGTCCCAGCCGAGCGCGGTGAAGACGTCGGCGATCTGCTCGGAGATCAGCGACAGCGGGTGCCGGGCGCCCAGCTGCGGGGCCGGCCACGGCAGCGTGACGTCGACCTGCTCGGTGGCCAGCATCCGCTGCTCGTGCTCGGCCTCCAGCACCGCCAGCCGGCTCGCGTACGCCTCGTTGATCGCCTTGCGGGCCGAGCCGATCCGCTGACCGGCTTCCTTGCGGCCCTGCGGCGGCAGTGCGCCGATCTCCCGGTTCGCCAGCGCGATCGGCGACCGCTCACCCAGGTGCGCGACCTTGGCCTCCTGCAACGCGGCCAGGTCCGGAGCGGCGCGAAAGGCCTCGAGCGCCTCGTCCCGCGTCCGATCGACCTCGTCGGCGTGCAACGGAGTCACCTCGACGGGGTCGTAGTTCTTGTTGGGACCGGACATGGCTCACTCTCGGGGTCGCGGGTTTCCGAAACTGCTCAAGGCAGTCTAGGAACCCGCGGCCCCGGACCGTGAATCGGTCGTCCACAGGCCGGCGGTGGCAGTTTGCGGACAGCTCCCGCCGGGCGCCGCCAGGGCGTGATCGACTGCCCCGGGTTGCCCTGGCCCGAACCGGCCCCCGAGCGTGAAAGGCTCATGATGCGTAAACCGAGTGCCGTTGTGGTAGCGACGGCGGTGGTCGCTGCCGGCTGTCTCGTCACCGGCCAACTGTCGACTGAAGCCACCGCCGCTCCGGTCGATTCCACGGCTCAGAGCTAGGGCCCGTGCCCGGCGACGGACACCATGCCCGAGCCGCCGGCGCGGCTGCAGTGCACCGAGGTCACCGTCCCACTGGACTACGCCAGGCCTGCCGGCGACACGATCACCATCGCCGTCTCCCGGCTGAAGGCCACCAGCACCACGGCCAGGCGTGGCTCACTGGTGCTGAACTTCGGTGGTCCCGGCATCTGGGGCCTGGACGCACCGCTGGGCCTGGAAGGCAACTCACCTCCTGAGCTGCTGGCCGGCTACGACCTGATCGGCTTCGACCCGCGCGGAGTCCAGCGGACAGCAACGTCGATCCGAGCCGGCTTTGGCGTGGCACCACCCTCGCCTGGGAGAAGGCCACCGAGGTCAGGTTCGCCGACTTCGCCGCCTGGGCGGCACGGCGCGACTCCACCTACCACCTGGGCACCACACCGACCGCTGTACGCCGCACTTACCTGTCGCTGCTGAAGCGACTCGATCGGACCCCGGTCGAGACGCCGGAGGGCCGGATGGACGGCAACACGCTACGGGAGCGCACTCGCGGCCCGGGCCTGTACAGAGCGGATGCCGAACCGTTCCCCGCGCTCGCCGAGCTCTACAGGGCGATCGCGACCGGCCAGACCGCCCGGCTGCGGACTGCTGCCGACGACAGCCTGTACCAGTCGTTCAACGCGACCTTCCATGCCATCAACTGCGGAGAAGCGGTCTGGCCGAGGTCCGTCGCCTTCTACCAGGCGGACGTCGCGCGGTCCGCCCGGCTCTACCCGCTGACCGGCGGCATGCCGGCCAACATCACGCCCTGCGCGTTCTGGCCGTTCAAGCCGGCCAAGCCTGTGCGGCTGGCCGACCACGGTCCGGCGAACATCCTGCTCGTGCAGAATCTGCGCGACCCGGCTACGCCGTACGAGGGCGCGCTTCGGATGCGCAAGGCACTCGGAGTGCAGCGCACCGGCATGATCACCGTCGACGCGGGTGGGCACGCCAGCTATCTGACCACCCCCAACAAGTGCTCGGACGCGGCCGCCACCGCCTTCCTGCTCGGTGGACCACTTCCCCGCGATCTGCGGTGCCCGAGCGACGGACGGTAACCGGTGAGGCACAATCGGGGTAGTGCCCGACGAGCCGAAAGCAGCATCCCGTATGACGAACCAGACGGCAGAACTCACCGTCGCTCACGACTCCATCGCGGACCAGCCGCCGGCTGGGCTGCGGTGGCTGCTGGCCGGCGGTGGCGCGATCGGGTTCCTGGCGGCGTTCGTGCTGACCGTGGAGCGGTTCCACCTGCTCACCGACCCGAACTACAAGCCCAGCTGCAGCATCAACTCGGTGCTGTCGTGCGGGTCGGTGATGATGTCCGACCAGGCGGCACTGTTCGGCTTCCCGAACCCGCTGCTCGGCATCGCCGGCTTCGCGATCGTCACCACCCTCGGCGTCGTCCTGCTCGCCGGAGTGCAGCTGCCGCGCTGGATCTGGCTCGGTTTGCAGGTGGGCGCCACCGCCGCGGCCGTGCTGATCCACTGGCTGATCTACCAGAGCATCTACTCGATCGGCGCGCTCTGCCCGTACTGCATGGTCGTCTGGGCGGTGACGATCCCGATCTTCTGGTTCGTCACCCTGCACACCTTCCGCCGGGCCGGCTGGGTCCGCTCACTCAGCGGGTACCACACTGTGATGATCGCGGCCTGGGCCCTGTTCGTCACCGGCATCGTCCTGACCCGCTTCTGGCTCGGCAACGGCTGACCGCGGCAGCACGAGCAGCGCGACCACGGCGCCGGCGGCGGCGCCGATCAGGCCGGCCGCCATCGCGATCGACATCGCGTCGGCGAACGCCTCCCGCGCGGCGGCCGCGAACTGCGGGCCCAAGCCGAGCGTGTCGGCAATCGAGTCGCGTGCTGCCTCCGGCACGGAGTCCGGCAGGGCCGCCGAGTAGGCCGCAGCCAGGACGCTGCCGAGCACGGCGACCGACAGGGCGGCACCGGTCTGCTGCACGGTGTCGTTCATGGCCGAGCCCACTCCTCGGTGCTCCGCCGGCACGGCCTGCATGAGCAGCGTGTACGCCGCCGGTCCGGCCAGCCCGCCGCCGATGCCCATCACCAGCAGACCGACGATCAGCAACCCGTACCCGGTCGACTCGCCGACCTGGGTCAGGATGCCGAAGGCGACGGCGATGACCGCCAGGCCGGTCGCGATCAGGGTCCGGTCGGCCAGCTTCTTGCCGAGCGTCGCGCCGAGACCGTTGAACAGCATCGCCGACGCGGCGTACGGGATCAAAGCCAGGCCGGCCTTGAGCGGGCTGTAGTTCAGCACGAACTGCAGGTACTGCGTGAGCGCGAGCAGCAGGCCGCCCGCGGTGAACGACAGCAGCACGATCGACAGACTGGTACCGCTGAAGTTCCGGTCGCGGAACAACGCGAGCGGCAGCATCGGGTGCGCGCTGCGGCGTTCCCAGAGCGCGAACGCGACCAGCGCCAGCACGCCGATCACCAGTGCGCCCAGCACCCTCGCTGAGCCGAGGCCGTCCGCGGGCACCGAGATGATCGCCCAGACCACCGCCGTCATCCCGACGATCGACAGCACCGCGCCGACCGGGTCCACGTCCCGGGCGGGACCGCGCGACTCCGGGATCAGCACGACCGTGCCGATGATCGCCAGCACCGCGATCGGCACGTTGAGCAGGAAGATCGAGCCCCACCAGAACTTGTCCAGCAGCACGCCACCGATGGTCGGTCCGGCCACCACACCGACCATTGCGACCGTCGACCAGCCGGCCATCGCCTTGCGCTGCTCCTCGGGCGGGAACACCGTGAACAGCAACGACAAGGTGCTCGGCATGAGCAGCGAGCCGCCGACGCCCATCAGCGCCCGGCAGGCGATCAGTTGCGCGGGGTCGGTGGCCGCGGTCGCCAGCATCGACGCGGCGCCGAACAGCACCAGGCCGATCACCAGCATGCGTTTGCGGCCGAACCGGTCGGACAGACTGCCCGCGGTCAGCAGCAGGCCCGCGAAGGCCAGGATGTAGGCGTCGATGATCCACTGCACGTCTGCCGGGGTGGCGGACAGGTCGCGCATCAGCGACGGGATCGCCAGGTTGAGAACTGTGTTGTCGACCACCAGCACCATCAGGCTCAGGCAGAGGATCAGCAGGATCCACCAGCGGCGGGGATGGCCGGTGCTCGTCGACTCGAACGCTGTACTAGTCACTCGCACACTGTACGACAGACTCGTACACTGTGCGAGTCCGGATAGAATGCTTGGCATGGACTCGATCTGGACCAGGCAACGACCCGCCGCCTCGGCCCGGGAGACGCTCAGCCGGGAGCAGATCGTCAAGACCACCATGGAACTGCTGGACACCGAGGGCCTGGCCGGCCTCAGCATGCGAAAGCTGGCCGCCCGGCTCGACTCCGGTGCCACCAGCCTCTACTGGCACGTGCAGACCAAGGACGACCTGATCGACCTGGTCGTCGACGAGGCGTACGGCGAGGTCGACGTACCGGACGCAGAGCTGGCCGGCTGGCGCGCCGGGGCACTGCTGTTCGCCCACAGCCTGCGCGCTGTCGTGCTGCGGCACGGCTGGCTCCCCGAGGTGATCTACCTGCGCCCCAGCGTCGGACCGAACGCCATCAGCATGGGCGGCCGCGGGCTGAAGCTGTTCGCCGCCGCCGGCTTCACCGGCCGGGACATCGACTACGCGATGAGCGCGGTCTTGTCGTTCGTGCTGGGCACCGCGAACTCCCAGGCTGCCTGGGAGGCGTCGGTCCGGCGCTCCGGCCGCTCGCTCGAGCAGATGAACAGCGAGATCCTCGCCGGGGTGGACCAGATCACCGCGGCGGAGCCGATGATGCACGAGTCGATCCAGCGGCGGCGGGTGGTCAGCATGGATCAGCTGCAGAACGAGTCGTTCGCCTTCGGGCTCGACAGCCTGCTGGACGGGCTGGAGAAGCGGCTCAGCCCTGATCGCTGACGGGCGGCTCGACGACGCGCTGGGCCCGGGCCGAGGCGTACAGGCACACGGCCGCGGCCGTCGCCAGGTTGAGGCTTTCCGCGCGGCCGTAGATCGGCACCTTCACGGACCGGTCCACGATGGCGTCGAAGCCGTCCGGCAGCCCGTGCGCCTCGTTGCCGAACAGCCACACGGTCGGCTTGGCCAGGGTGCCGTCGTCGATGCACTCGTCCAGGTCGACACTGCCGTAGCCGTCGGCGGCGAGCACCTGAACGCCCTGGTCCCGCCAGGACTTCGCGGCCGCGGGAATGTCCACCTCGACCGCGATCGGGAGGTGGAACAGGCTGCCGACGCTGGCCCGGACGGCCTTCGGGTTGTGCGGGTCCACCGACTCGCCGGACAGCACGACGGCGTCGGCGCCGGCCGCGTCCGCGGTCCGGATCAGGGTGCCGGCATTGCCGGGATCGCGCACCTGCACGCCGACGGCCACCAGCGACGCGGTACGCCGTACCGCCTCGTCCAGGGGGACGTCGACCAGTGAGCAGACCGCGACGACGCCCTGCGAGGTGACGGTCTCGCTCAGCGCCTCGACGCCGGCCCGGTCCACCTCGTACCACGGCACGCCGGCCGCGGCGGCCAGGTCGCGCAGGTCACGGTGCCGGGTGGCGACGTCGGGTTCGGCGAACACCTCGATCACGCTGTCGCGGTGCTCGAGCGCCTCCCGGACGGCCTGCGGGCCCTCGACCAGGAACCGGCCGGTCTTGCGCCGGAACGCACGAGTGGCGAGCCTGCGGGCCTGTTTGATCCGCACAGACTGCGCGGTCAACAGACCCGGGCTCGCCACTGGACGTGCTACGAAGTCGCCGGTCAGGCGGCAGCGTCGCTCTTGGCGTTCACGTCGGCCGGCAGGGCGGCCTTGGCCACCGCGACCAGCGCGGAGAACGCCGCGGCGTCGTTCACGGCCAGGTCGGCCAGGATCTTGCGGTCGACCTCGACCTCGGCCAGCCGCAGGCCCTGGATGAACCGGTTGTAGGTCAGGCCCTCCGCGCGGGTCGCAGCGTTGATGCGCTGGATCCACAGCTTGCGGAAGTCGCCCTTGCGCGCCTTGCGGTCACGGTAGGCGTAGACCAGCGAGTGGGTGACCTGCTCCTTGGCCTTGCGGTACAGCCGCGAGCGCTGGCCCCGGTAGCCGCTGGCCTGCTCGAGTACGACCCGGCGCTTCTTGTGGGCGTTGACTGCCCGCTTCACGCGTGCCATGAGGTGTTACTCCTTGTATTTGCGCGCCGGAGCCGGACTGGGCCCACTCGGCGGGGATGTTCGGGGGGTGGAGGAGGCTCAGATGCCGAGGAGCTTCTTGGCCTTCTTGACGTACGACGGTGCGACCTCGACGGTGCCGGACAGGCGACGCTTGCGCTTGGACGACTTCGCCTCCGCGAGGTGGCGGATACCGGTCTGCTCGCGGCGGATCTTGCCCGAGCCCGTGATCCGGACGCGCTTCTTCATCCCCGAGTGGGTCTTCATCTTCGGCATGGCTGTGTTCTCTCGTTTCTTTCGTCGACTCGATCGGGAGCCCGGCTCCGGCCTTGACGGCCGGAGCGACGGATCACTCCGGGTCGAGGTTGTCGGCCGGACCCTTCGGCTTCTTGGTGGCCCCGGCGGCCCTCTCGGCCTCGAACTGCTTGAGCTGCTCGGCCCGCTCGAGGCGCTCGGCCTCTTGCTCGGCTTCGTGCTCGGCAAGCTTCTTGGCCTTCTCGGCTTCCACGTCCACGCGCGCTTCGGACTTCTTCTTGTGCGGCCCGAGCACCATGATCATGTTGCGGCCGTCCTGACGCGGCGAGGACTCGACGAAGCCGAGCTCGCTGACGTCCTCGGCCAGCCGCTGCAGCAGCCGGAACCCCAGCTCGGGGCGGGACTGCTCGCGACCACGGAACATGATCGTGATCTTCACCTTGTCACCGGCACGGAGGAAGCGGACGACGTGACCCTTCTTGGTCTCGTAGTCGTGCGGGTCGATCTTCGGCCGCAGCTTCATCTCTTTGATGACGGTGTTGGTCTGGTTCCGGCGAGACTCGCGCGCCTTCTGCGCGGTCTCGTACTTGTACTTGCCGAAATCCATCAGCTTGCAGACCGGCGGGCGTGCCGTGGCCGCAACCTCGACCAGGTCGAGATCGGCTTCCTGTGCCAACCGCAGTGCGTCCTCGATCCGGACGATGCCTACCTGCTCACCGTTCGGTCCGACCAGACGCACCTCGGGAACGCGGATGCGCTCGTTGACGCGCAGTTCAATGGTGATGGGTCCTCCTGGGTTGTTCGTTACTGGTGCCACCTCGCGGCCGCCGGGGCCTTCTCGCCGGAAACGGCAAAAGGCCCTCGTGCGTCCGCACGAAGGCCCAATTCCCAGATCGACGGAACACCAACCCGCGAACGGGAACGGTACGCCGTACGATCGCCGTGGTGGTCCGGCGGTGAAACCGGGCTACCTCGACGTGACCGGGACCCGCCGACTGTTCATCGACTGGGTGGGAGGTGGCCCTCCGCTTGGACCTGAACCGCTGGTGTCCCTCGAGTATTCCGCTCAGGGGTCACCGTCGGACCTGGTCGGTCGCCATGCAAGAGTAGCAGCATGAGCGACCCAGTCTCCACTCCGACCGATTCCGCCTCCGCACCGCCCGCCGACACCGCCGGAGAGCAGGCCCGGGTGGACCCGATGTCGACGGTTTCCCGGGACATCGCCGAGGTCCCGAGCGTGGAGATCATCTCGACCGCCGCCCTGCACCTGATGAGCGCGGCGGCCGTCAACCTCGGCCTCGCCGAGGACCTGCCCGAGCACCAGGACCTGGACGAGGCCCGCTCGCTCATCGACGCCTTGGCCGGCCTGCTGGACGCCTCCGCCGCCAGCCTCGGCCACCACCACGCCGCTCCGCTGCGCGACGGTCTGCGCTCGCTGCAGCTCGCCTTCAAGGAAGCCTCCACGATCCCGGACGAGCCGGGCCAGGGCCCGGGCGAGAAGTACACCGGCGAGGTCCACCCCAGCGCCCCCCGCCGCGGCTGACCCCTGTCCGCGCCGGCGCACACTGGCCGAGGTCAGCGCAGGGCCGGCGTACGGCGGGCAGCCAGGACGGCGCAGCCGGCCAGCAGCAGCAATCCGCCCGCGCCGAGCAGCACACCGCGCAGCGGCAGCGTGTCGATGACGACCGCGCCACCGAGCGCGCCGAGACCGATGGCCAGGTTGAAGGTCGCGACCCACAAGGCCGTCGCGGCCTCGACCGACCGCGGAGCCACCCTCATCATCCAGCTCTGCAGACTGACGGACACGCCGCCGTACGCCAGACCCCAGGCGACCAGCAGACCGATCCCGGTGGCCGGACGGCCGCCCGCCACCGGGAAGACGAGCAGTACCACCGCGAGCGCCGCAACGATGCCGGCCACCGTCCGGTACAGGCTGCGCGGCAGCAGGGCGCCGGCGACGAAGTTGCCGATGATGCCGGCGGCGCCGAACCCGAACAGCAACGCACCGATGAACCGCTCGTCGACACCGCTGATGTCCTGCAGAACCGGGCTCATGAACGTATAGGCGCAGAAGTGCCCGGTGACGACGAGGAGGGTCGCGACGATACCGATTCGCACACCGCGGTTCGCCAGCTGTCCGGCGAGCTCGCGCAGGCGGACCGGCTGTGCCGCGCTGAGCGGCGGCAGTACCGCCAGCAGGACCACGAAGGTCACCAGGGCGAGCGCGCCCAGCGCCGCGAACGCGACCCGCCAACCGGCCCAGGTGCCGAGCAGGGCCCCGATCGGTACGCCGAGAACGTTCGCCGCGCCGACTCCCCCGAAGACCACGGCCGTCGCCCGCGCGACGTGCGCCGGTGGGACCAGCCGGACGGCCAGGCCACCCGCGACCGCCCAGAAGCCGCCGACCGCGACCCCGACCAGGAAGCGCGAGCCGATCAGCACCGGGTAGTTCGGCGCGAGGGCCGAGACCACGTTCGCGGCCGTCATCAGGGCCATCAACCCGGCCAGCAGCAGCCTGCGATCCAGCGTGCCGATCAGCAACGGAACCACGGGAGCGGCGATCGCGGCGACGAGGCTCGGCACGGTCACCAGCAGTCCGGCCGTTCCCTCCGAGACCGACAGCGAGTCGCCGACCCCAGTGAGCAGACCGATCGGCAGCTGTTCGGCCGTGACCAGCAGAAAGGTGCCTGCGGTCACCGCCCACACCGGTAGCCAGTTGACCCGGGCCTCGACGTGCCCTCGGACTGTCGTCATCTCTGTCTCCGTCAAGTTTGGGAGCGATCGTTACCGAACAGCTCGCCACCCTAGTACGGGATCGATCGCTCCACAACACTGGTACGGTGATGCCGTGGCACGACCCCGGCAGTTCGACGAAGACGACGTGGTGGAGCGGGCGACCAGGCTGTTCTGGCGGCGCGGCTACCACGCGACCTCGGTGCGCGATCTCGGCAGCGAGCTCGAACTGCGGCCGAGCAGCCTGTACCGGACGTTCACCGACAAGCACGCCCTGTTCCTGCGCGCGCTGGACCACTACCGGCAGACGGAGTCCGCCGAGGCGGAGCGACGGCTGGCGGCCGCCGGCCCGACGCCCGAGGTCCTGCGGGACTGGATGGTCTGGATGGTGCGGGAGAAGAACGCGCGCGGCTGCTTCGTGGTCAACACCGCCACCGAGCTCGGCACGGCGCACGCGGACGTTCGGCAGCGGACGGATGCCGCCTTTGCCGTGACCCGGGAAGCGTTGACCACGCTGCTGCGGCGTGGGGTCGCGACCGGAGAGTTCCCCGCCGGCCTCGACGTGCCGGCCACCGCCGGACTGTTGTTCACCACCCTGCTCGGGCTCGAGGTGCGGGAACGGGCCGGGCACGAGCTCGACGAGCTCATCGCGACGATCGACGCTGTCCTGGCCCAGCTGGGTCTGCGACCCCAAGCCTGAGCGGCCCAGCCGGCGGGAGTGGCGGGGCCGCTCAGGAGTGTGTCAGCTGCCGGCCCGGGAGGGCTGGTCAGCTTCGGACCTGATCAGGCGAAGACCTTCAGCTCGTAGATGCGAGCGGCCGGGTCGGCGCCTTGGGTGGGCGTGGTGATGTTCAGCCGGACGTAGCGGGCCGACACACCGGACAGGGCATGCGTGGTGACCGCGGCCGTGTTGGCGGTGACAGTGGCGCGGGTGGTCCAGGTGGATCCGTCGCCGGACGTCTGCACCGTGAAGGCGCGGGTGTTGTACGCCGCGGACTCACCTCCGGCCGCGGCGTGCGAGATCTCCACGCTGCCCAGGGTCTGGGCCGAACCGAGGTCCACCCGCAGCCACTTGGACGCGGCGAGCGTGCAGAACTTGTCTGCGGTGCCACCGGAGACGCTGCCGTTGACCGCCTTGGCCGGGCCTTCGGTGCTGGTGCACGCGGCCGACCCCGTGGCGGCCTTGTTCAGCGCGAGGTTGGCCGGGCCGCCGGCGCCGCCGGACATCGCCGAGGTCATCTCCCGGGCCCACTGCCACGGCGCCGCGGTGCCGCCCGGGTCGGAGTTGAAGTACTCCCAGCCGTCCACGCCACCGAAGGTCGGGTACTTCGCGACGAGCTGGGCCAGGGTGTTCTTCAGCGTCGGCAGCGGCACGTAGCCGCCGCAGTTCGCGGAGTTGGTGACCACGCCGGTGACCACCTTGTGCGGCGGGAAGACGCCGCGGTTGATGATGTTGTCGTACCCGGTGGTGCTGGCCATCGAGCCCCAGCCGCAGTAGAACTGCGCGTTGTACCAGTCGATCTTCGCCCCGCGCTCCCGCTCCAGCGTCTCGTAGTTGAAGCCGCTGAGGTTGCCACCGCCGCTCAGCGCGGTCGCGACCGGCGCCAGCGTGATCACGAAGTCGGTGCCGAAGTCGGTGGTCAGCTGGTCGATCAGCCGGTTGATCCCGGCCTGCGACATGTTCTCCTCGACGTCCAGGTCCAGCCCGTCCAGCCCGTACGTCGTGACCAGGTTCTTCAGCTTCGGGTAATACGTCGCGAAGTCGGTGTCGAGCCGCTGGAACGTGCCCTGCGCGGCGCCGCCGACGAACGCGGACACCCGGACGCCCCGGGCCTGCATCGCGGCCAGGTCGGCCCACATCTGGGTGTACCGCGGGTCCGACGGCGGGTGGTCGTTGACGTGGGTGCTGCCGTCGCTGTTGAGGTGGATCGCCCCCACCAGCACGTCGGTGACGCCGGTGTTGTTGTCCACCAGCGGCTTCGGCGACACGTACACGTTGTTCAGGTACTGCGTCTGGTAGTAGACGACAACCCGCTTGGTGTCGGCCGCCGTCCGGGTCTGCGCCGCCTCGGCGGGCGCCGTCACGACGCCCGCACCGAGCACCGCGGCCGCGGCCATGATCATTGCTCTGCGCAACATTTTGTGCTCCTTCGAACCACACCTGTGTGTCCTGCGCCAGTTCTCCGTGCGCCGGAGACAGTGTGCGGAGAGCTGGCGCAGGGCACGGGGCGGATGGGATGGTCGAACAAGTGCTCTTCTAGCCTTTGACGGCGCCCTCCTCCACGCCTTTGAAGAAGAACCGCTGCAACGTCGCGAACACGATCACGATCGGGATGAACGCGATCATCGTGCCCGCGGCGATCAGCCGGGGGTTGTTGGTGAAGGTGCCGGACAGGTACTGCAGCCCGACGGTCAGGGTGTACTTGTCCGGGTCGGTGAGCACGATCAGCGGCCAGAGGAAGTCGTCCCAGGCTCCGATGAAGGCGAAGATCGCCACCACGCTGAGGGTGCCGCGCACACTCGGCAGGCCGATGTACACGAACCGCTGCCAGACGTTCGCGCCGTCCACGACCGCGGCCTGGTCGACCTCGACCGGCAGCGAGCGGAACGCGTTGTACATCAGCAGCACGTTCAGCGCACCGATCATGCCGGGCAGCGCGACCCCGAACAGCGTGTTCGCCAGGCCGAACTCCCGCACGGTCACGTACTGGCTGATGATCGTCACCTCGCCGGGCAGCACGAGCGTGGCCAGGAACAGCCCGAGCACCAGCTTGCGGCCCTTGAACTGCAGCCGCGACAGCGCGAACCCGGCCAGCGCCGAGCCGATCAGGTTGCCCCCGACCACCAGCACGGCGACCATCAGCGAGTTCCGGGCGTAGTCCCAGACCGGGATGGTGTCGGCCACCGCGCCGTAGTGGTCCAGCGTCGGCTGCGACGGCAGCAGCCGCGGGATCCGGGTGTAGATGTCCTCCCCGGACCCCTTCAGCGACGTGGACAGCTGCCACAGGAACGGCCCGATGGTGATCAGCAGCACGAACACCAGCAGGACGTAGCGGACCACCTTCTCGGTCGTCGACATCGTGTTGAAGCCGAACGACGCCCGCCGGCGCCGACGCGGCGGCGTAC from Kribbella flavida DSM 17836 harbors:
- a CDS encoding alpha/beta hydrolase, producing the protein MDGNTLRERTRGPGLYRADAEPFPALAELYRAIATGQTARLRTAADDSLYQSFNATFHAINCGEAVWPRSVAFYQADVARSARLYPLTGGMPANITPCAFWPFKPAKPVRLADHGPANILLVQNLRDPATPYEGALRMRKALGVQRTGMITVDAGGHASYLTTPNKCSDAAATAFLLGGPLPRDLRCPSDGR
- the pheS gene encoding phenylalanine--tRNA ligase subunit alpha, whose amino-acid sequence is MSGPNKNYDPVEVTPLHADEVDRTRDEALEAFRAAPDLAALQEAKVAHLGERSPIALANREIGALPPQGRKEAGQRIGSARKAINEAYASRLAVLEAEHEQRMLATEQVDVTLPWPAPQLGARHPLSLISEQIADVFTALGWDVAEGPEVEAEWLNFDALNFQPDHPARQMQDTFFVEPAGSGTVLRTHTSPVQARSMLTRKPPIYVICPGRVFRTDELDATHTPVFHQVEGLVVDEGITLAHLKGTLDHFVVSMFGEGLQARLRPNFFPFTEPSAEVDLLCFVCRGDSVGNPDRPCRTCGSEGWIEWGGCGVVNPRVLQACGIDPERYSGFAFGMGLERTLMFRNGVQDMRDMVEGDVRFSRQFGMEI
- the infC gene encoding translation initiation factor IF-3, translating into MAPVTNNPGGPITIELRVNERIRVPEVRLVGPNGEQVGIVRIEDALRLAQEADLDLVEVAATARPPVCKLMDFGKYKYETAQKARESRRNQTNTVIKEMKLRPKIDPHDYETKKGHVVRFLRAGDKVKITIMFRGREQSRPELGFRLLQRLAEDVSELGFVESSPRQDGRNMIMVLGPHKKKSEARVDVEAEKAKKLAEHEAEQEAERLERAEQLKQFEAERAAGATKKPKGPADNLDPE
- a CDS encoding TetR/AcrR family transcriptional regulator C-terminal domain-containing protein; this encodes MDSIWTRQRPAASARETLSREQIVKTTMELLDTEGLAGLSMRKLAARLDSGATSLYWHVQTKDDLIDLVVDEAYGEVDVPDAELAGWRAGALLFAHSLRAVVLRHGWLPEVIYLRPSVGPNAISMGGRGLKLFAAAGFTGRDIDYAMSAVLSFVLGTANSQAAWEASVRRSGRSLEQMNSEILAGVDQITAAEPMMHESIQRRRVVSMDQLQNESFAFGLDSLLDGLEKRLSPDR
- a CDS encoding MFS transporter yields the protein MTSTAFESTSTGHPRRWWILLILCLSLMVLVVDNTVLNLAIPSLMRDLSATPADVQWIIDAYILAFAGLLLTAGSLSDRFGRKRMLVIGLVLFGAASMLATAATDPAQLIACRALMGVGGSLLMPSTLSLLFTVFPPEEQRKAMAGWSTVAMVGVVAGPTIGGVLLDKFWWGSIFLLNVPIAVLAIIGTVVLIPESRGPARDVDPVGAVLSIVGMTAVVWAIISVPADGLGSARVLGALVIGVLALVAFALWERRSAHPMLPLALFRDRNFSGTSLSIVLLSFTAGGLLLALTQYLQFVLNYSPLKAGLALIPYAASAMLFNGLGATLGKKLADRTLIATGLAVIAVAFGILTQVGESTGYGLLIVGLLVMGIGGGLAGPAAYTLLMQAVPAEHRGVGSAMNDTVQQTGAALSVAVLGSVLAAAYSAALPDSVPEAARDSIADTLGLGPQFAAAAREAFADAMSIAMAAGLIGAAAGAVVALLVLPRSAVAEPEAGQDDAGDEQGPGRDHHSVVPAE
- the rpmI gene encoding 50S ribosomal protein L35 codes for the protein MPKMKTHSGMKKRVRITGSGKIRREQTGIRHLAEAKSSKRKRRLSGTVEVAPSYVKKAKKLLGI
- a CDS encoding TrmH family RNA methyltransferase, translating into MASPGLLTAQSVRIKQARRLATRAFRRKTGRFLVEGPQAVREALEHRDSVIEVFAEPDVATRHRDLRDLAAAAGVPWYEVDRAGVEALSETVTSQGVVAVCSLVDVPLDEAVRRTASLVAVGVQVRDPGNAGTLIRTADAAGADAVVLSGESVDPHNPKAVRASVGSLFHLPIAVEVDIPAAAKSWRDQGVQVLAADGYGSVDLDECIDDGTLAKPTVWLFGNEAHGLPDGFDAIVDRSVKVPIYGRAESLNLATAAAVCLYASARAQRVVEPPVSDQG
- the rplT gene encoding 50S ribosomal protein L20; translated protein: MARVKRAVNAHKKRRVVLEQASGYRGQRSRLYRKAKEQVTHSLVYAYRDRKARKGDFRKLWIQRINAATRAEGLTYNRFIQGLRLAEVEVDRKILADLAVNDAAAFSALVAVAKAALPADVNAKSDAAA
- a CDS encoding vitamin K epoxide reductase family protein, which encodes MTNQTAELTVAHDSIADQPPAGLRWLLAGGGAIGFLAAFVLTVERFHLLTDPNYKPSCSINSVLSCGSVMMSDQAALFGFPNPLLGIAGFAIVTTLGVVLLAGVQLPRWIWLGLQVGATAAAVLIHWLIYQSIYSIGALCPYCMVVWAVTIPIFWFVTLHTFRRAGWVRSLSGYHTVMIAAWALFVTGIVLTRFWLGNG